Sequence from the Paramisgurnus dabryanus chromosome 3, PD_genome_1.1, whole genome shotgun sequence genome:
GAAGTGTAACATGTTATTCATGAGAGATTGATCACTTTCAGATAAACCACAGACAGTTTTAAGTGTTTCTCCACAGCAGTGGTTGACTGAAGGAGATTCAGTGACTCTGATGTGTGAGGTTAGAAGTTCATCTACAGGCTGGACATTCAGCTGGTTCACTGTACAGAGTCTTTACTCAGGTAATATCTCATTCATCTCATAACAAATACATCAACTGGTATTACTCAGAACATTTTAAgggttaaataaaattttgtctcTTCAGTGAATAAAGATTATTATCAGCTCATAAACAGCAGTGGAGGATCTAAAGGCATCTACACAGTGAGTTCAGTGACTGTGAAGCACACAGGAGtttatatgtgcagagcagagAGAGGAGATCCAGTCTATCACACAGAGTACagtaacacacaaacactgtgGATCACTGGTGAGTTCCTCACACACaactaaacaacaacaatctCTTACACTCTATGTCTTttatcattcatttattcatgtaTCTCTTATAAAGACCTCTCAGGTGTTTCTCCTTCAGTCTCTCTGATCATCAGACCCAACAGATCTCAACACTTCTCATCtgaatctctctctctgagCTGTGAGGATCACAGTAAATCTACCGGATGGACAGTGAGAagatacacacacaaactgaaACCTTGTTCATCATCAGACTGGAGATCTACAGGAACAACATCTACATGTACAATCAGATCTCTCTACACATCTGATACTGGAGTGTACTGGTGTCAGTCTGAATCTGGAGAGAAACTTCATCCTGTTAATATCTCAGTACACAGTGAGTCTGCATAACTGTAGGTTTTAGTTGTATATGCATGAAAGCTTTACAGTCAGTGCAGCATTAAATACAATTGAGTATTTTCAATAATCAGTGGAGTTTTATTAAAACCTCCAACATTATTAATTGTACTAAGATTTAAGATTTTCGGTACTGTAATAAAATGCTCTGGGTAAATACTGGGGTGTAGTTGGAAGCTGTCATGATGTTGCTATGGAACTTCTAAAGTTTTCAGAGTGTAGCACATAAATATGGTTGCTAGGACAGTTCAAGAATGCACAAATGCCCAAGTAATGCCCAATATATTCTTTACCAAATCTGGATCttgtttcatttttaaatcaataaaattttataatttataatcatCAGTAATTTCTTCTGTTGTGTAGATGTTGATGTGATTCTGGACAGTCCTGTTCATCCTGTAACTGAAGGAGATCCTCTGACTCTACGCTGTTTATATCGATATAAAAACCCCTCTAACCTGACAGCTGAATTTTATAAAGATGGATCAGTGGTGCAGAATCAGACTACAGGAGACATGATGATCATCCCTACAGTCTCAAAGTCACATGAGGGTTTCTACTACTGTAAACACCCAGAGAGAGGAGAGTCTCCAAAGAGCTGGATCTCAGTCAGAGGTGATATCTCTCCTCTATAAGCGAGATACTTTAACACAATTTTTGCAATGTCTCTTTTCTGACACTGTTTGCAATGCATTACATTGCACACATGCACTTTATGTGGTTAGACTCTGTTTTGTAGTTCATTGTCTGTTTGTAGCAAATGTTTCACTATGTACTGCACTGCAATATATATGGCTAAAAGAACAATAAAGTTGACCTGACTTGCATATAGTTATGAGTGGTTATATAAGAATATATCTCTGCTTTTTCAGTCGCAGGATCTTCATCTCTTGGTCTTATTGTTGGTCTGTGTCTTGGACTGAGCTtcatgtttttgatgtttttcttgGTCCTGCTGTGGTgctacaaaaacaaaaaactatcTCGGTCTTCCTCAGCTGTCAGTCCACAGCAGAACATCAGTCAGACATCAGATCAGAAACAGACTGAAGATGGTTACACTCCACTGCAGTTTGGTCAGTTTACATTCAAACAGTATTTGCCAGTTATTTGCCTTTATAATGATTGAGATCCTAACACACACCTAATAACAGCATAGTAAAAAACACTCATACCTGTAGCAACACCCTGGCAAACTCCATCAAtagttttgcattttttaattCAATATAAACATGtgacaaatatattttataaaagctTACTTTATAAGATATAAAATGCTCTGTTGAAActttattcattattttattCCCTACAGGAGATACTCATCTTTATGACTGTATTAATAAAGCAGACAATAAAGATACATGCGCAGGTAACAAAGTGATGTTTTCATCTCATAAAagcaaaaactgttttttaagGGTCAAATTATTTTTCTTTAGCAGTGACTCAGGCTGGACCAGTGATGTATTCACAGGTCAAGTTCAAGAAAAAAAGAAACTTAAGAGCAAATGTAGAAACAACTAGAAGAGTAAAACTAAAGACTGAAAGGAGCAAACTCTTAATCATTTCTTTATTCTTTAATAActtacatgcacaaaatgttGTCAATCTGATTGGACTGGACTGAATTTAATTGAAGGTTACGACAGagcagtttacatgcaccctaaacattgcatctgattaatatatttgtttacatcatatcgtacattctatataatctATATAATTTTGGTTCCAGAGAATTTGGCTACCATGAGTTGAGTCGAAGAAAGTTCAGAAGTGTTCAAATGAAAACACAATTTTAGCCTAATGTTATAAAAGTACACAAGAACCCTGTAGAATGTACAGCGCGTGACCCCATTACACCTTAATAATGTGTGTTGCcattgcatgtttctgtgacaATAATCATATGATACGTAAATAAGAAGGATAATTTTTAAGACGTGAACTTGTGCATATGTGCAGAAGAATTGTGCTTAAGCTATTTTTGCATCTAATTGATCAAATACAACGATTCACAAGTTTTACATGCATATACTTTTCTCCTgatgatcggatcacagattgGACGACACCACAACTTTCAATTCGATCGAAATTTGCATACGATCGACCTCAATCCAgtagattaacataaaaaaaatactcagaccagccctacactcttaaaaataaaggggCCTAAAAAGGTgcttcacagcgatgccatagaagaacattgtttttgttcttcaaagaaccatttctttataCATTTTCATAATCTAACCTTTTTTGTCATTGTCATTTTTCACcttaaagaacattttctgaaacagaaaggtgcttcagatgttaaaggtgctttaaagggataatttaccccaaaatgaaaatttgtcaccatttactcactctcatgttattacaaacctgtatacatttatttgttctgatgaccacaaatgtagatttttttttaggaatgtttgtaaccaaaatgaTAATGAggcccattcacttctatattaggaaaaaagaatactaagaagtgaatggggctcacgaacGATTTGGTTCCAATAGTGGTGACCAACCCTGTTTCTGGAgatattggctgtttctcaattccaagaatgCAAACCTCGGAAgacctcggaagaacgaactcagcaGATCAcaagaacacagaacgcacttgtgacaattgagatgtgtgcgatcttcctgtttGTCACCTGACCTCCGCCATTGTTTTGCCGCAATGACTTCTGGGGCGTTACACGATTTCAGCGCACAAGTCTGCACTTGATgtatcctcgatatcaagaacacatccgggtattttcatgcatccttgcgttcttgagaattggaattgaactcgacagttaatgatgacgtagagcgagaaCACGAGGTGGCAAGATccctgaagaacgcatattgagaaacagccctactgtcctgcagagttcagctccaaccccaatcaaacacacctgaacctggCAATCAAGCATTTCAGGGCTACCTAAAAATTAGAGTCAGTTGTGTTGAAGCTGGGTTGgaactaaaatatgcaggaGGGTAGATCTTCAACAAGGTTGGTCATCCCTgggttacaaacattactcaaaatatattcctttgtgttcatcagaacaaagaaatttaaagaaccatttaaaCAAAGAAAGATTCTTTCAAAGCATtaactttaattttaagagtgtataatGGCACCAACCACCATGCTACGTTTAAAGCCCAGGATACACTGCATGATTTTTGGCTGTCCTAGATGAAAGATTACCTTGAAACATTTGTGGTGATTaatgtgatcgtggctcttcatctgTGGTCCTATGTtgtacagtgagagaggttcaaagacggccgttgtcacggtcttgcgtccaaagatagccacGATAGTTTTCTAAatgtgtcagaaattcagcatggtcacacacagtgtgtttgctgctatgACATGCATACCGGTGGCCTATTTGTTTACCACTGGCGCATGGCGGTGATGTTGTGCTAATATATATTGCAGCCGTCAAAGCCTCCGATTCAACATgtctacatgcttgtcgtaCCCAAGTTCAAAgatccatgtcgcacagtgtcATAAGGTCTTATCGGAGTGCAAAAATCATGCAGTGTATCCCGTGCTCAAAGTCACTTAAATTCTCTTTCTTCTCCATTCTGATACTCGGCTTGAACTTCAGCAGGTCGTCTTAACCATGTCTAGATGCTTAAATGAATTGAGTTGCTGACtgtcttctgattggttgattagcaATTGAACAGGTGTATCTAATGAAGTGCCCGGTGGGTATATTTCtaatatttctttttaatttcTATAAACAGGAATTTAAACTGGAAAGGAAGAGATCAAGGTGAGATCATCtacataaataataaacaaaaataaaacagtaTATTTTAGTATCTAAGAGTAAAAAGAAATATTGAAAGATTCAAATTCTTTGTGGTTGTACAGTTTAAAacgtaataatttttttcagatgTTGCTTCTGGATCTGTTGGTGTGCCTTATGCTCAGATTAACTAATAACCAGAGGAGAAAAGACAGCAATACTTTAACTAATGTTCAATATAATCAATATAAACCTTCATATGCATCAGAGAAAGCTTGCTATTATTTAATTGTCTATTTGCATGATAGTTTTTTAGcatctttttattaaaatttcatCTAAGTCTGGTGTGCAGCATATAGCATGTAAGATGAcatgcatacatatatacatacataatatTTTCAGTACATCCCCATAATTGCACAAACATCTGAATACTCTGTTTGTCTTTTAATGCTTTATTCAGCTTAATGTCATAATAGGGTACATCAGAGCTGCCATTTGTCCCAAAATTATTTTGTCCCATACTGTACGTCTGTTGTGCAGaattaaaacataatgtaaataaaatcctGTTTAATCTCACTATTTTCTTTTAACTGTTTATGAGATCAAAAACATAGGGCAACATTTAGGCCATGAATTCAGCACAATTTGGTTGTCGCATATATTTTTAGTACTTAATCCTTttctctacacacacacacacacacttcagtaatttacaggagtgacaaccgcattctacTACCAAATTAAATCCTGCAAAATGCAAGTGGTGACAACTGCATTTACACAAACTTAGTGTATACATAATTGAAGTATGTAAACGTGCACCtgtctctcttctgaaaaaataaatccCTAGAAGGGGAAATGTCTTCTTTTTGTGCAGAAAATCACAGCACAAGTTTTTACTTGCGCATGTTGCCAGAACttacacataaaacacaaacaaaaaattcCATTATAAACCGGCATAAATTCAAATGCTTTATCTCAAAGACAAAACTAGTCGGATTtaaacttgatcgcttcatgagccaaagCCTATGGTGAAGTGACACAACAAAAGCACAAAAAAGACATGGACATGGCAACACTGAGTGCTCTGTTaagcagcctcacaaatgcGTAACACACAATGCCTTAAATGTGGATGTCACTCGCAAATCTTTGAAGTGTGTATGGGGCCTTAGTCAAAATGAAATACTACAGATTTCATTAAGGTGAACTTGTTTAGGTAAGTTGTCAATTTTCAGCAAGACTATAAAAAGTGATAATCAAATGTACTATTTAGTTGCATATTTTACAGTCtggttatttaataaaatataaactgTTATGTGAATGTATTAtgttaaaaatttaataaattaaattgtattgcgcaaatgtttgcttttggattttttttgtcttaaattaCAATTCTTGACAATATTCTCATCATACTCATGCTTTTGCTTATTCTTACGCTCACACCCCATCATGATGGTCTCTATGATAACACCACATTAGACGATATGAATATAAAAAGCAATATTTACTACAGGCACTCACTGATCACCACTACAGGTGTAATGATGTAACATCACTGAAGGAATCAGTAAATGATTCTGATCAAGGTCATTTGACGAAATGATTCAAACAAACGATGCGGAGTGaaataaacaatacaaataaatataggcctatttaaaagtattgacggtttcatcggacgcacctgatacgtctggatccgaaccttacttccggtttcgtttttttaatggtctgactagttactaaactgatctcttgaacaaatgcctcgtcgaaaataacaaatgttttgttttcctaggtaatctatgtgttgtttttttgcttgttatataaataaactatgtttaaagaactttgttgttatttattcttagcagagtttaccggaagttacgtgcggaccgcgacagccgcttgtttatgttgttactgctgaaacggtctataaatAGAGTTAACTGACCCAGCTGTTATATTAAACTAGAACATTTTTGTAACGCAACTTAAAAGGAAGATCTGACTATTTAAATGcgtatgcattttattttatttacatttttatgacaCATAATAACTACTACATTTAAcgttaagaaaaaaaaacgtatCTCTCAATGCCAAATTGGCGTGTATTTGAGTAATGATGTCACAATAGCTCTTCCTCAAAACAACAAAGGAGGGACTGACTGAAAATATTGTTAAATACATAGTGTGTTGGATTTTATACAGCGATGCGCAGAGCGAATAGCCTATGACATTGAGGTATCGCGCGAACGACTCCACCGTGTGCTTTCagatcgctctcgcggtactgtgatgtcattaAGCGGTCTGCGCAGCACAGCGTGAAGTCGACCTTCAAATAAACACCACACTGTGGTAACACTGACGCATCTTTTCTTTATATCGCCACTTAAGAAAACAAAGGTTTACTCTTGTACCAGACCAGTCCATTTGAATACTGAAGGATTGTTTTCTATACTGAATTGGTGAAACTACGGCTTTACCATCACAGGTAAATACTGAGATATAACTCCGTTATTTCAGACAGTTTGTAATGTTTTTGCTAGTTGTGGTCAAGCAGATGTTTTTTCAACTATGTCTGCTAACTCTTTAAAGTAATTTTGTTACATCTGTACTCTTTGTCTGAGGTcgcttgttgtttttgtttgttataaatgtattaaatcgTTTATGGAAAATCAGTGTAAGCGGTTAAACAGCTGGAGATGACATCAGTGTGGTTTTGGTTTCACTTTCACGTCAGCTCCGTGTTATTAAATAGCAGCGTGTGAGAAACAGCAATTGACAACAACGTGAATTGTATTTGTAGCATAAAGTTACAAATATGACCATATTTACAggagaaaatataaaaaaacaagtttaaTAAGTTATACAAATAAAAGTATTATTTGGTTAAGTTGACAAACCAATGATGTTTAAATCAAATAGTTGCATGCTGTGTGATAAGGAGAAACAACAAGACATTtctaaagaaaacaaaattcAGTGTTACAGTAAAATTGACAAAAACATGTTATGTTGTACCGTTATAGTATAAGATGTATTTATGTGTTTCTTCTGACTTTATGTTCCTAAAGGTTTTCCTGTAATTTTCATGGTTTTGAAAGTCTCGCGTGTTTAATGTTTAAGTGTCAGTGATCAGTAGATCAGTATGGAGTTGATTTCTCTTCCTCTAGTTCTCTGTGAGTATTATCTTCTCTCTATGGATTTAACTACACATCAATTACTGTCACATTGTCTACAGGATCAAGAGATTTACTGTTCCTCTGTTTCTCTTATGTTATCAGCTCTCAAGTTATCAGATCTTAATTTCTCATACTGTAAGCTAAATTGATTGTAGATACCATTTTACTAATGCTTAATATAAAAACCAACAGTGACAGTTTTCTGGATTAATCACCTTTGCAGTGGATAAAAAGGTGTAAAAGAAATCGCTAGACACTTGtgtaaacacaaa
This genomic interval carries:
- the LOC135733727 gene encoding Fc receptor-like protein 5, producing the protein MQFWRLHPAVAIGASGSKPKLRSDTEGSVLTDNTVTLKCHIDLSTGWKFYWYKNTQNTEKMTTETNSYTINSVKVSDGGQYWCRAGRGEPDYYTDYSDGLWINVKESPKPVVCVDPDKQLFRGETVTLRCDIQDTGDTEWTYSWTVKKTNNRNIITQCNTQECKINNIQQTDSGKYTCRGKIREQYTKMSDSVTLTVSSDKPQTVLSVSPQQWLTEGDSVTLMCEVRSSSTGWTFSWFTVQSLYSVNKDYYQLINSSGGSKGIYTVSSVTVKHTGVYMCRAERGDPVYHTEYSNTQTLWITGVSPSVSLIIRPNRSQHFSSESLSLSCEDHSKSTGWTVRRYTHKLKPCSSSDWRSTGTTSTCTIRSLYTSDTGVYWCQSESGEKLHPVNISVHNVDVILDSPVHPVTEGDPLTLRCLYRYKNPSNLTAEFYKDGSVVQNQTTGDMMIIPTVSKSHEGFYYCKHPERGESPKSWISVRVAGSSSLGLIVGLCLGLSFMFLMFFLVLLWCYKNKKLSRSSSAVSPQQNISQTSDQKQTEDGYTPLQFGDTHLYDCINKADNKDTCAENLATMS